A part of Pseudomonas sp. MYb118 genomic DNA contains:
- a CDS encoding sensor histidine kinase, whose amino-acid sequence MSLPNPSKGWRSSSSRLLALYSSLFVLWSGILMGVMYFEVSAYLDNLAKHSLMQRQHLFARFSGEQLVDALAVSMAFDIRGLDAYGLFDANHRYLSGALRHIPEGLPLDGGIHMLSECADSDDPTLPSDSCDAVATRTRDGWWLILVRDNGSLFAVTRIILHALFWGVTLTIVPGIAGWHLLRRRPLQRIRGIQASAEAIVAGDLTRRLPLSNRRDELDMLAAIVNVMLERIEHLMNEVKGVCDNIAHDLRTPLTRLRAQLYRMQQQAGEGSPQAMQLDSVLAEADTLMARFRGLLRISELEDRQRRSGFVQLDPVNLLQELHDFYLPLAEEGELNFSLQLPEHLPLLNGDRALLFEAVANLLSNSIKFTPPGGQVILRGVNEQGHTRIEVLDSGPGIPLAEREAVFQRFYRAEGGNPQSGFGLGLSIVAAIVSLHGFALEVGDSELGGARLVLDCRQDLIPHT is encoded by the coding sequence ATGTCATTGCCGAACCCGTCTAAGGGCTGGCGGTCTTCGAGCAGTCGCCTGCTTGCGCTCTACAGTTCGTTGTTCGTGCTCTGGAGCGGCATTCTCATGGGGGTCATGTACTTCGAGGTATCGGCGTACCTGGACAACCTGGCCAAGCACTCGCTGATGCAACGCCAGCACTTGTTCGCCCGGTTTTCCGGTGAACAATTGGTGGATGCCCTCGCCGTCAGCATGGCCTTCGACATTCGCGGCCTCGATGCCTATGGCCTGTTCGACGCCAACCATCGCTACTTGAGCGGCGCCCTGCGCCATATCCCCGAGGGCCTGCCGCTGGATGGCGGCATTCACATGCTCAGCGAATGCGCCGACTCCGACGACCCGACCCTGCCCAGCGACAGCTGCGACGCGGTGGCCACCCGCACCCGTGATGGCTGGTGGCTGATCCTGGTACGCGACAACGGCTCGCTGTTCGCCGTGACCCGGATCATCCTGCACGCACTGTTCTGGGGAGTGACCCTGACCATCGTGCCCGGCATCGCCGGCTGGCACCTGCTGCGCCGTCGTCCGTTGCAGCGTATCCGCGGGATCCAGGCCAGTGCCGAGGCCATTGTCGCCGGCGACCTGACCCGTCGCCTGCCACTGTCCAATCGCCGCGACGAACTGGACATGCTCGCCGCCATCGTCAACGTCATGCTCGAACGCATCGAGCATTTGATGAACGAGGTCAAAGGCGTGTGCGACAACATCGCCCATGACCTGCGCACACCGCTGACCCGCCTGCGCGCGCAGTTGTACCGCATGCAGCAACAGGCCGGCGAAGGCTCGCCGCAGGCCATGCAGCTGGATTCCGTGCTGGCTGAAGCGGACACGCTGATGGCGCGTTTTCGGGGTTTGCTGCGGATTTCCGAGCTGGAGGATCGTCAGCGCCGCTCCGGGTTCGTCCAGCTCGACCCGGTGAATCTGTTGCAGGAGCTGCACGATTTCTACCTGCCACTGGCCGAGGAAGGCGAACTGAATTTCAGCCTGCAATTGCCTGAGCATCTGCCGTTGTTGAATGGTGACCGGGCGTTGTTGTTCGAGGCCGTGGCCAATCTGCTCAGCAACTCGATCAAGTTCACACCGCCCGGTGGCCAGGTGATTTTGCGTGGGGTCAATGAGCAAGGGCATACCCGCATCGAAGTGCTCGACTCCGGTCCGGGCATTCCATTGGCTGAACGCGAGGCGGTGTTCCAGCGTTTCTATCGCGCAGAAGGCGGCAACCCGCAAAGCGGCTTCGGCCTGGGGCTGTCGATCGTCGCCGCGATTGTCAGCCTGCATGGCTTCGCCCTGGAAGTCGGCGACAGCGAACTGGGCGGCGCCCGGCTGGTGCTCGATTGCCGGCAGGATCTGATCCCGCATACCTGA
- a CDS encoding DUF2789 domain-containing protein, translated as MDSPTHDLTGLFDQLGLDSSERAIDGFIASHSPLPDDVKLIDADFWTPQQAAFLKEQLRVDADWARVVDELNLRMHQAR; from the coding sequence ATGGACTCACCCACCCATGACCTCACCGGCCTGTTCGATCAACTGGGCCTGGACTCCAGCGAACGAGCCATCGACGGCTTCATCGCCAGCCATTCGCCGCTGCCCGATGATGTCAAACTCATCGACGCCGACTTCTGGACACCGCAGCAAGCCGCTTTCCTCAAGGAACAACTGCGCGTAGACGCCGACTGGGCGCGGGTGGTCGACGAACTCAACCTGCGAATGCATCAAGCCCGGTAA
- a CDS encoding TraR/DksA family transcriptional regulator has translation MTKDKLLAMPADDYMNAEQHAFFSELLQNMKVETHERIEQNRIAIESLDSPADPADAASVEEERTWLVNAIDRDQRMLPQLEQALERIKEDSFGWCDDSGEAIGLKRLLISPTTKYCIEAQERHEQIDKHQRQA, from the coding sequence ATGACAAAGGACAAGTTGCTGGCCATGCCGGCGGATGACTACATGAATGCCGAGCAACATGCTTTTTTCTCTGAGCTGTTGCAGAACATGAAAGTCGAAACCCATGAGCGCATCGAGCAGAACCGCATCGCCATCGAGAGCCTGGATTCCCCGGCCGATCCGGCAGACGCGGCTTCCGTCGAAGAAGAGCGTACCTGGCTGGTGAACGCGATTGATCGCGACCAGCGCATGCTGCCTCAGTTGGAACAGGCGCTGGAACGCATCAAAGAAGACAGCTTCGGCTGGTGCGACGACAGCGGCGAGGCCATCGGCCTGAAACGCCTGCTGATCAGCCCGACCACCAAGTACTGCATCGAAGCTCAAGAGCGTCACGAACAGATCGACAAGCACCAGCGTCAGGCCTGA
- a CDS encoding methyl-accepting chemotaxis protein, with translation MTHDGSVVRAGQAPARLPKNLWLTPTLQSIALMLLMGGMALGGWSLYLGLPLAVLVIWLPRLRTRAAPEAAPVDHAGAMAELTRDLSYTTSHNALSAAGVAYSVRQLADKLQSQLGSAAQIVSNAEVMIATEQATSTLSRAALSAASEAHQSSAAGRTELIESISRMHQLSQRASNSRELIEALSLRSDDIQRVTLVIQSIASQTNLLALNAAIEAARAGEHGRGFAVVADEVRGLAARTATATGEVGEMVADIQQRTAQVVEQIRQLSSDLDTGVEQVEHTGQHLENIARLAAGVESQVGDIAKGAETNREQLDSLFHAIEQMRSDLAVSDQQTQRLAQAAVQMEGQAETISERLSEVGLDDYHQRIYDLAREGASQIAAQFEADIDAGRVSLDDLFDRNYQAIANTSPAKYQTRFDRYTDQVLPAIQEPLLPRHEGLVFAIACTQQGYVPTHNKVFSQPLTGDVQVDTLQNRTKRKFADRTGIRCGSHQQAVLLQTYTRDTGELMHDLSVPIMVKGRHWGGLRLGYKPEGPR, from the coding sequence ATGACGCACGATGGATCTGTGGTCCGGGCAGGGCAGGCGCCCGCACGTTTGCCGAAAAACCTCTGGCTGACACCCACCCTGCAAAGCATCGCCCTGATGCTGTTGATGGGCGGCATGGCGCTGGGTGGCTGGTCGCTCTACCTTGGCCTGCCGCTGGCCGTGCTGGTTATCTGGCTGCCGCGCCTGCGTACGCGCGCCGCGCCTGAGGCGGCGCCCGTCGATCATGCTGGGGCGATGGCCGAGCTGACTCGCGACCTTTCCTACACCACCAGCCACAATGCCCTGTCAGCGGCGGGCGTGGCCTACTCGGTGCGACAACTGGCAGACAAACTGCAATCGCAGTTGGGCTCTGCGGCGCAGATCGTCAGCAACGCCGAGGTGATGATCGCCACCGAGCAAGCCACCTCGACCTTGAGTCGCGCCGCGCTCAGTGCCGCCAGCGAAGCTCATCAGAGCAGCGCCGCCGGGCGCACCGAGCTGATCGAGTCGATCAGCCGCATGCATCAGCTCAGCCAGCGCGCCAGCAACAGCCGTGAGCTGATCGAGGCCTTGAGCCTGCGCAGCGACGATATCCAGCGGGTCACGCTGGTGATTCAGTCCATCGCCAGCCAGACCAACCTGCTGGCCCTCAACGCCGCCATCGAAGCGGCGCGGGCCGGCGAGCATGGGCGCGGGTTTGCCGTGGTCGCCGACGAGGTCCGCGGCCTGGCGGCACGTACGGCCACGGCCACCGGCGAAGTCGGCGAGATGGTCGCCGACATCCAGCAGCGCACCGCGCAGGTGGTGGAACAGATTCGCCAGTTGTCCAGCGACCTCGACACCGGGGTCGAGCAGGTCGAGCACACCGGGCAGCACCTGGAGAACATCGCACGGCTGGCGGCCGGGGTCGAAAGTCAGGTCGGCGACATCGCCAAGGGCGCCGAAACCAATCGCGAGCAACTCGACAGCCTGTTCCACGCCATCGAACAAATGCGCAGCGACCTGGCGGTCAGCGATCAACAGACCCAGCGCCTGGCGCAGGCGGCGGTGCAGATGGAAGGCCAGGCCGAGACCATCAGCGAACGCCTTTCCGAAGTAGGACTGGATGACTATCACCAGCGGATTTATGACCTGGCCCGCGAAGGCGCCAGTCAGATCGCAGCACAGTTCGAAGCCGACATCGACGCCGGGCGTGTCAGCCTGGACGATTTGTTCGACCGCAACTACCAGGCGATCGCCAACACCAGCCCGGCCAAATACCAGACCCGTTTCGACCGCTACACCGACCAGGTATTGCCGGCGATCCAGGAACCGCTGTTGCCGCGCCATGAAGGCCTGGTGTTCGCCATTGCCTGCACGCAGCAGGGTTACGTGCCGACGCACAACAAGGTGTTCAGCCAGCCGCTGACGGGGGATGTGCAGGTCGACACCCTGCAGAACCGCACCAAACGCAAGTTCGCCGATCGCACCGGAATTCGCTGTGGCAGCCACCAGCAGGCGGTGCTGTTGCAGACCTACACCCGCGATACCGGGGAACTGATGCATGATCTTTCGGTGCCGATCATGGTCAAGGGGCGGCATTGGGGCGGGTTGCGGCTGGGGTACAAGCCCGAAGGGCCGCGTTGA
- a CDS encoding response regulator transcription factor: MTRILTIEDDAVTAREIVAELSSHGLEVDWVDNGREGLERAVSGNYDLITLDRMLPELDGLAIVTTLRTMGVATPILMISALSDVDERVRGLRAGGDDYLTKPFATDEMAARVEVLLRRQNTVTAQATTLRVADLELNLISHEASRDGQLLTLLPTEYKLLEFLMRNTGQILSRMMIFEEVWGYHFDPGTNLIDVHIGRLRKKIDPPGNVPLIRTVRGSGYVIAEPV, encoded by the coding sequence ATGACCCGCATCTTGACCATCGAAGACGACGCCGTGACCGCCCGGGAAATTGTCGCCGAATTGAGCAGCCACGGCCTTGAGGTGGATTGGGTCGACAACGGTCGCGAGGGCCTGGAGCGTGCGGTGAGCGGCAACTACGACCTGATCACCCTCGATCGCATGCTGCCCGAGCTCGATGGCCTGGCGATTGTCACCACGCTGCGCACCATGGGGGTGGCGACGCCTATCCTGATGATCAGCGCGCTGTCGGATGTCGATGAGCGCGTGCGCGGCTTGCGTGCCGGTGGCGACGACTACCTGACCAAGCCATTCGCCACCGACGAGATGGCCGCCCGGGTCGAGGTGCTGCTGCGTCGGCAGAACACCGTGACGGCCCAGGCCACCACCCTGCGCGTGGCGGACCTGGAGCTGAACCTGATCAGCCACGAGGCCAGCCGCGACGGGCAGTTGCTGACCCTGTTGCCCACCGAGTACAAGTTGCTGGAGTTCCTGATGCGCAACACCGGGCAGATCCTGTCGCGGATGATGATTTTCGAGGAAGTCTGGGGTTACCACTTCGACCCCGGCACCAACCTGATCGACGTGCACATCGGCCGCCTGCGCAAGAAAATCGACCCGCCTGGCAATGTCCCACTGATTCGGACCGTACGAGGCTCGGGTTATGTCATTGCCGAACCCGTCTAA
- a CDS encoding ABC transporter substrate-binding protein: MNGFRRLLAAGLVTVAATCGLVSSPAVSAAQAPIHFADLNWESGSLITDILRVIVEKGYGLPTDTLPGTTITLETALANNDIQVIGEEWAGRSPVWVKAEAEGKVVSLGDTVKGATEGWWVPEYVIKGDPAKGIKPMAPDLRSVTDLPKYKGVFSDPEAPGKGRFLNSPIGWTSEVVNKQKLKAYGLEDSYTNFRSGSGAALDAEISSSIRRGKPVLFYYWSPTPLLGRFKLIQLEEPPFDAEAWKTLTDADNPNPKPTRSLASKLSIGVSTPFQKQYPQIAEFFSKVDFPIDPLNKALADMSEKHTPPRQAAQEFMKAHPEVWQAWVPKEVADKVVAGLQ; this comes from the coding sequence ATGAACGGATTTCGACGGTTACTGGCTGCTGGCCTGGTCACTGTGGCGGCTACTTGCGGTCTGGTTTCGTCCCCTGCGGTATCTGCGGCACAGGCGCCGATCCACTTCGCCGATCTGAACTGGGAGAGCGGCAGCCTGATCACCGACATCCTGCGGGTCATCGTCGAGAAAGGCTACGGCCTGCCGACCGATACGCTGCCGGGCACTACCATCACCCTGGAAACCGCGCTGGCCAACAACGACATTCAGGTCATCGGCGAAGAGTGGGCCGGGCGCAGCCCGGTATGGGTCAAGGCCGAGGCCGAAGGCAAGGTGGTCAGCCTCGGCGATACGGTCAAGGGCGCGACCGAAGGCTGGTGGGTGCCGGAGTACGTGATCAAGGGCGACCCGGCGAAGGGCATCAAGCCCATGGCGCCGGACCTGCGCAGCGTCACTGACCTGCCCAAGTACAAAGGCGTGTTCAGCGACCCGGAAGCCCCCGGCAAGGGCCGCTTCCTCAACAGCCCGATCGGCTGGACGTCCGAGGTGGTGAACAAACAGAAGCTCAAGGCCTATGGCCTGGAAGACAGCTACACCAACTTCCGCAGCGGCTCGGGGGCGGCGCTGGATGCCGAGATCAGTTCGTCGATCCGTCGCGGCAAGCCGGTGCTGTTCTATTACTGGTCGCCAACGCCATTACTCGGACGCTTCAAGCTGATCCAGCTGGAAGAGCCCCCATTCGACGCCGAGGCCTGGAAAACCCTGACCGACGCCGACAACCCCAATCCGAAACCCACCCGTTCGCTGGCTTCGAAGCTGTCGATTGGCGTGTCAACGCCGTTCCAGAAACAGTACCCGCAGATTGCCGAGTTCTTCAGCAAGGTCGATTTCCCCATCGACCCGTTGAACAAGGCCCTGGCCGACATGAGCGAAAAACACACCCCGCCACGCCAGGCAGCGCAGGAGTTCATGAAGGCCCACCCCGAGGTGTGGCAGGCCTGGGTGCCGAAGGAGGTGGCGGACAAGGTGGTGGCTGGCCTTCAATGA
- a CDS encoding SRPBCC family protein, whose translation MATASATIDIPASAEQVWQLIGGFNALPDWLPFIVKSEASDGGRVRHLQTVDGAVVVERLQTFDNAGMTYSYSILEAPFPARDYLATIKVEAQGQGARVTWSGRFEPVGVSDEEVTALFTGVYEGGLQALRANYPA comes from the coding sequence ATGGCAACAGCATCAGCAACCATCGACATCCCGGCTTCGGCCGAGCAGGTCTGGCAATTGATCGGCGGCTTCAACGCACTGCCGGACTGGCTGCCGTTCATTGTCAAAAGCGAAGCGAGCGACGGCGGGCGTGTGCGCCACCTGCAAACGGTGGATGGCGCGGTGGTGGTCGAGCGGCTGCAAACGTTCGATAACGCCGGCATGACCTACAGCTATTCGATCCTGGAAGCACCGTTTCCGGCACGCGATTACCTGGCGACAATCAAGGTCGAAGCCCAAGGGCAGGGCGCCCGGGTGACCTGGTCCGGACGGTTCGAACCAGTGGGGGTGAGCGACGAGGAAGTGACCGCGCTGTTTACCGGAGTGTACGAAGGCGGCCTGCAAGCCCTGCGGGCCAATTACCCGGCCTGA